The sequence below is a genomic window from Acetivibrio clariflavus DSM 19732.
AAATCGATCCCGAAGCGGCAGAAAAAATTCATATGAATAATGTTAAAAGGGTAATACGGGCTATTGAGGTATATACTTATACCCATAAGACCATATCAATGCTTCAAAAGGAGTCCAGAAACAATCCTTCAAAATATAGGTTTACTGTTTTTGGTTTGACTATGGGTAGGGAGAAATTATATGAAAGAATAAACCAAAGAGTGGATAAAATGATAGAGAAGGGGTTGGTTCAGGAAGTCAAAAAGCTGATAGAAATGGGATACGATAAAAGTACCATTGCAATGCAGGGAATTGGATACAAGGAGATTTTGTCATACTTAAGAGGTGAGACATCGTTCGATGAAGCAGTTTATTTGTTGAAAAGGAATACAAGGCGCTATGCCAAAAGACAGTTTACATGGTTTAAAAGAATGGAAGATGTACATTGGATTAATTTGGATGAAACTCAGGATCTGCAAGAAATAATTAAAAATATTAAAGATGTTGTTGCAACGTCTGGAATTATCTTGTAGAATATAACTTAAAGCAGATGTTAGTTTGTAAGATATATTCTTTGTTTTAATTGAAAATGGATCATCTTTGTCAATACTGTTTAAAATCCTGTATTGCTATCTAATTTAGTTATACAGGTCAAAAATAAAGTAATAAGAGTTCTTTTATAATATAAAAAAACATAAAAAAGAAAGAGAGAAAAAAGTCTATTAGAGGAGGATTACCCGTGAACAAGAACAATATCAACTTACAAGATGTTTTTCTAAACCAGGTTAGGAAAGAGCACATCCCTGTTACTGTTTATCTTACAAACGGATTTCAATTAAAAGGGCTGGTAAAAGGTTTCGATAATTTTACAGTGGTATTGGATAGTGAAGGAAGGCAGCAGCTTATTTATAAGCATGCCATATCAACCATAAGCCCTATGAAGCTTGTTAATTTAATATTTAATGATAATAAAAATGACCAGCAGCAGTAATAAATAAGTTTAAAGTTAGTATTGCAATACATAGTTTGCATTTCAGGAGGATAAAGTACGTTTAAGCTTTCGGTTTTTTAATTGGTATTTTGAAATAGTATGTTATAATAGTTTTTTTAAAATAAAAAATCTCGATGTATTAAACATCGGGATTTTTTATTTTAAGAATTTTTTATATTGAAATTATAAATTATTGTATTTAGTTTAAAGCTTTCTGAAAACGCCGATTACCTTTCCTAAAATAGACAGATTATCCCTAACTATAATAGGTTCAAAGTATTTGTTTTCAGGCTGGAGTCTGACATAACCGTCTTCTTTATAAAAAGTTTTTACTGTAGCTTCATCACCGATAAGAGCAACTACAATATCACCGTTGGAGGCAGTAGATTGCTGCTTTACAAGTATATAATCCTTGTCAAAGATACCGGCTTCAATCATGCTGTCACCCTCGACCCTTAACATAAAAGCATTGGAGCCCTGTACGAAATCTAAAGGAAGAGGGAAGGTATCTTCAATATTTTCAACTGCCAGGATGGGCTGACCGGCTGTAACCTTACCAATGATGGGAACATCAACCATTTCTCTTCTTGAATAAACACTTTTTGATTCTTCCTCAACTTTATTATTTTTTACAATTTTGAGTGCTCTAGGTTTTGTAGCATCTTTTTGAATCAGACCTTCTTTTTTTAATTTTTCCAAATAACTGTGAACTGTAGAAGTGGATTTAAAACCGACAGCTGCACATATTTCTCGAACAGAAGGCGGATACCCTTTTAATTGAATTTGCTCATTTAAAAAATCAAGAATTTTTTGCTGCATTTCTTCATTCTTTTTTGGCATTATCTTCACCTCATATAAGTATTTGGCATCGACGTAGTAGTCCTTCACAGTCAAAAAGTAAACAAAATAAAGTTAACTTGTCAGATTTTTGTTAATTTCCATTCTTATTTTAATGATCAAATTGACCGTCTTATTTAAAGCAAAAAACTTACAGATAAATCTAAAAGTATTATAACATTATATTTTAAATAAATCAAACTTATGTTCGATATTTTTTTGCTTTTTATATTGACATCGAACAGATGTTCTAATATAATACATATAAAGAACATAAGTTCGGTTTAGGGGGATTTTTATGAAAAAGAGATATGTGCTAAAGAATAAGACTAGGTTTTACATATTCATTGTAACATTGCTTTTGATAACTTTTACTGTTTTTTCTTTCACAAAAGCGTATGGATATAAAGAGCCTCGATTGATAGTTATAACAATAAGAAGCGGAGATACTCTTTGGTCAATTGCAGAAAAATACAATAAAAAAGGAGACATAAGAGAGTATATTTATAAACTTAAAGAAATAAACCATCTTGAAAATAGCAATATTATAGCTGGCAACACTTTAAAAGTAATAGTTGAAGAGTGACTATAAAGAAATATTTATCCCGTTTAAAAAAGTCCCGATATAATTATTGGGATTTTTTTATGCAATTTCAAACATAATGCAAAATTTATCAAAAATAATAGAATTATTTACAAAAGTGTGGTATAATTTTACTATAAAATAACAAATGTCATGTTTATATTCTAAATAAAGAAATCATAACTATCATATGTTTATGTCAAAATTCCTGTAAAAACTTATATGATTTTCTGCAGTGCTATATGAATATTGAGATACTTTCCGTTTTTTATACAGTTTACGGTATATATCTTGCTTAATAAACTATTGTTAAGGTTGTGGTTAAATGTATAACCTTAAAAGCAAAAAAGGCAGTACTACCGTTGAAGCTGCATTGATTATTCCGATTATTTTCCTGTCTATAATCACATTAATATACGTCAGTATCTTTCTTTATGAACAAGCTTATATCAAGTCCCTGGCTGACCGTGCAGCTGAAAGGGGAGCTGCTATTTGGAAAAATCCCGAGAGTGATATGTATATAAGTTTAGTAAAGCTTGAGCATTTTAAAGACAATGATCCCTATTGGAAAGTAATTGACTATAAAGAAAAATCAAAGAAAGAGAAGGTTGAGAATTATATTAAAAACTCATTAAAACAGTATAGCATTCTTCAAAGCGGGGACAAAAAGGTTCCAATGAATACTACCGATATACAGTTTGATGTGGAAGTAAAAAATTACTTGGTTTATAAAAAGTTAACGGTAACTGTAAAAAAGAATTTTAAACTTCCTATAGGAAATATATTAAGTATTTTTGGCATTGGAAATACCGTCTCCATACAAGCAAAATCCGAAGCATTAATAAATGATCCTTCCGAATTTATCAGAAATACCGATTTTGCAATAGATATGGGGAAACGTATAGACAATTTAACAGGCAACAATTTTGAAAAAATTAAGGACAAAGTTAACAATTTTCTGGACGGCATAAAAAGTAAATTCTCTAAAAACTAATTTTTTCGTAATTGTATTTGAAGCTAAAAAAACTATATTTTTGCATGCTCGACAAACAATATAAAATTAACAAATACGAGGTGCATTATGAGAATATTCAAGAGAAACGAAGGTGCTATAACTGTTTATATCTGCTTTATAACTTCGATAATGCTGATATTGACCGGCGTACTCGTGGATGGTGCAAGGGCCAGAGTTGCCGAGGCTCAGGTTCAAAGTGCTGCTGAAGCTGCAGCAAATTCATTACTTGCATATTACAACAACATTTTAAAAGAGTGGTTTGGTCTTATGGCCTTATCTGAAAACAACCCTTCTGTGTTGGAAGAGGAACTGATGTATTACCTCAACAGAACCCTTATGACTGAACTGGGGGCAGAAAAGAAAAATATAAGCGATGCCTCCTGGGACTATCTTAAAAAATTTTTAAACATTGAAAATAAATATGAAAATGTAAGTTTTCTTGATATGTATGATTACAGAATTGACTATGTAAAAGTAGTACCGTTATATAATCTTGCTGAAAATGAAGTATTGAGAGCCCAGATAGTTGAGTATATGAAATACAGGGCTCCTGAAATGCTGGGCGAAGAGTTCCTTGAAAAAATAAATCTATTCAGAGGTTATAAGAAACAAGCAAAAATTTTGTCTTCAAAGCTTGAAGTTGACAAAAAATTATACAGCATAAGTGAAGAGCTTGGTAAATTATCTTCGCAAATCAAAAAGGTAAATGCCTTTGAACCGGCAGAAATGAAAGAAAAGCTAAATTATATCGGCGAAAAAATTGCTCTTAAAGTAGGAATGGAAAAAGTCTATAAAGAAATGAAAAAGAAGAGAATGGAAGCCGAAAAAAAACTTGAGGAACACAGGAAAACCGATGAATATAAAAATGAAATGCAAAGGCTAAGAAAAGAACTTTCATTAGCAGAAGATGAAACTGAAAAGGAAAGCATAAGAAAACAAATTGAAGATTTGGATGAGCCTTTTAAAAGCGAGATTGAAGAAGCGGAAAAAGAAGAGAAAGATGCTAAAGAAGAGTATAATTTTGTTGCAAAAGAGGCAAAGAAAAAAATAGATGAAATATTCAATGAATTAAAAAAATATGAATCTTATAACGATGAAGCTATAAAAATAGCCAATAGAATAATAGAAAAGAATGATGATGTAAAAAAACAAATGGAATCTCTCAAAAAGGAGCTGCAAGGAGATACCAGCGATTTTGCCGAAAAGATGAAGCAAGAAATAAAAAAGATTGAAAATCAGATATCCACAGAAAACATAACCCGTTTGGCAGAAAAATTCGGCAATAACAAAACTGTAATCGGCGATTTAACTCAGATATTGAAAGAAATAAATTTATATGATATAAATGACGATTCCTATGATCTTTCCGTTTTTCGAAAAGATGAGTATTTTTTAATGCTCGATTATATACAAAAAAGAGTAATAAAAGTGGAAGAACTGTATGCAAATTATATTTCCAAATACAGCAAAGTAAGTTTTGAAGAGTTCCCGGTTGAAGAGATTACAGAAAGTAAGGAAAAGGCTGAAGATCCTCGTAAGGCTGCAAAAGACCTGATGAATAGTTCGGAAAATCCTTTAAAAAACATTGAAGCTCCGGAAAGTCATGAAGATTTTGAGGAAATAAAGAAGGGACTTCCTTCAGGGGGCGCAAAGATTGACAGCAGAGAAATTTTAGAAGCGTTTTTAGGCGAAGATTACGATTTTGTTGTAAAGGCCATTGGATATGATGAGAACAAGGCCAAATTGGACGAATCGCTGGAAGAAGCCTTAAACAATGCTTCCATTATAAACGATATGGACTTTGAAGATGACAGTAACGATTCCATCATAAAAGGCTTTGGGTTACTTACTACCCTTATTGATATTTTGGAAGAAGGTCTTGAAACAATACGAGATGAAATATATATAAGCGAATATGCTCTAGGAACCTTCAATAACTATCTTTCCATGAAAAATTTAAAATCGGAGAACGGCAAAAACATAAGCCAGGTTGACTTAAGACTTAGAAACAGAACCGACAGGAAACCCTATATGTATTTTGAGAACGAGATAGAATACATAATAGGGGGAAAAGATAATGAAAAGGCAAATATACGTAATGTAATGACTAAGATTCTTATTATAAGGATTGCTCTAAATTCATTGCATATCTTTTTAGACCCTGCCAAAATGAAAGATATAGTAGCAACTGCAAAAAAGCTTGCTGCAGTTGTAAGTCCTCCGATAGCTGTATTTTTAATTCCATTGGTTACATTTCTTATTGTCATAAGTTGGGCAGCGGCTGAATCAGTTATTGATTTAAAGTTATTAATGAGGGGCGAGTCAGTGCCGATATTTAAGACCCGTAAAGACTGGATTCTAAGTGCGGAGGGCGGTCTGGAAAAATTAAAGGAGAAAATAACCGGAACTCTTGTAGAAGTAGGAAAAGAGTATGTTAAGGATATGATAGATGAAAAAATAGACTCCCTGGAGAATTCTGCAAAGAAATACATCGAGAATATTAAGGATTCGATAAATACAAAAGTTGACAACATAGTGGAGAAAATTTTTGAGCCGGTTGAAGCTGCATTAAACAGTGCTGATAAAACCATAAAGGATAATTATGCCTATATTACCGAAAGTCTTGAAAATGAATTGTCCAACATTGCAAATGGAGAAATGAACACCATAGTAAAAGAAATATATAGAATTGCGCAGGAAGAGTATAAAAAAGCTAAGGAAGAGATACAAAACAAAGTTACAATGCCAATCGATAAAGCCAGAGAAGAAATTGACAATATCAAGGAATCTATAAAAGATTCAGTCAGCGAAAAGATTTCAGGCTTAGAAGAAACAATAAACAAAAAAATAAGTGAATTTGCCAAAGAGGGCAAAGAAAAACTCAATGAATATATTGATTCTTTTGGAAACAAGAATTCTTCTGACATCGGCGATTATAACAATGTAAAGGCAAGTGCAGTCTCTTTCAATTATGAAGAATATTTGAGACTTTTGCTTTTGACAATGGACAGAGATAAGAAGATAACCAGAATACAGGATCTGATTCAACTGCAGATGATGAAAATGACCGGTAACAAAGAATTTAAACTTGCCCATTGCAATACTTATATTGGAGTAAAAGTTGATGTGTCGATGAAATACTTCTTTATGACACAGCCCTTTGTAAAAAAAGAGTTACAAACTGAAGAATTTGATAGGCACAGTCTAAAAGTTATGCTCTTTAAAGGCTATTAAAAATCCATGTTTTATATAAAAAACGCCTTAAAATAAGAGAGGGTTTCATGTCATGAACAGATTATCCGGATTTGCCAAAAAGTCTAAAGGCGCTCTTACCGTCGAAGCAGCTATAGTAATGCCATTGTTTATATGTGTAGTACTCAGTTTTGCTCTCTTTATAAAAATTGTATATACCCAGAACATTATCCAGCATGCGATAAATGAAACAGCAAATGAGTTGGCTGTATATAGCTATCTCTATTCTGTATCGGGATTGCAAAAATTGCATGATGATGCCAAGGATAAGCTGGAAGAGAACAGCAAGCCGGCAGAGGAACAGATTAACAGTATTGTTGATGCTTTAAACACACTGAACAATACAAAAAAGGCTGTCAAACAGGGGTCAGAGAATCTGAAAAATAAAGATTTTGAAGAATTGAAATCAGATCTGGAAGACATTAAGGATCTGTCAAAAGAAGCTCTTTCAAAGGGAAAAGACGTGAAAGAAAAGCTTGAAAGCGCACTTAAGAATCCTAAAGAGCAAGTAATTGCCTATGCCTCTTTATTGGCCAATGGCGCCTTTGAAGACTTAAAGGGTGAATTGGCTGCACCGGTAGTAAGATTAATGTGCAAAAAGCATATCGGAAGTGACGAAATTGATGCCGATAAAAGACTAAAAAGTCTTGGTGTGGTAAACGGTCTTTCCGGGCTTGATTTTAGTGAAACAAAAATACTTAATGATAAGAAAAATATTGACATTATAGTCCGATATAAAGTGGAATCCGGTCTTCCTATAAATTTTTTGCCTGATTTGTATTTTATTCAAAGAGCTAAAGTCCGTGCCTGGTTAAATGGTGACGGCAAGACACCAAATTCCGTTGATTCCGAACCGGCGTCAGAACCAGCCTCAGAAAATTTTTGGGAACTTGATCCTTTAGAAAGAGCAAAAAGAATACATGAACTTGAAAATGCTGATATGCCTGTGAATTATAATGAAGGTGACATAATTGATGTAACGACTATCAATCTTAGTGATAAGAGCTATGCAACTACAAATGGCGTTAAATATCGGATTTATTTAAGTATAAGAAAATTAGCAGAATTTACTCATAAAGACTATCCTGATATAAAATCCAGAACTCTTATTGTAATTATTCCGGAAAAATCACTCGAAGCCAGGCCGGATGTAGAAAAACTCCTTAAGGAGGATTGCATGGAATACGCAAAGAAGCACAATGTTATTTTAAAATACAAAGAAGGTTATGGAGTATTACCGCAAAGTAGAGTAGAATAAAATTATAATAAAGTATATATTTAACCATACCTAAACCTGCATTTTAAAACTTTACAGTGCTTTTAATATCGAAATTTATATTATTTTTATGAGCAATTAAAGTTATGCTATTAATTTATTTTTAAGAATCAGAAAGGAAGATATAAAGTGAAATATAGAGTTACTAAAAAGCAGAAAAACAGCAGGATGTGTTTTGTATGTGGCTTAAAAAACCCTTATGGTTTAAAAGCCTCTTTTTATGAGCTTGAAAACGGTGAATTGGTTTCTATTTTTAAAACCCTTGAAGGCCACCAGAGTTATCCCGGAAGACTGCATGGCGGAGTGATTGGTGCTATACTTGACGAGACCATAGGCAGGGCAATAATGATTAATCAGGAAGACATATGGGGAGTTACCGTAGAGCTTAATGTAAAATACAAAAAACCCATACCGTTAAATGAAGAGCTTCGAGCAGTGGGAAGGATAACAAAAGATTCCAACAGGCTGTTTGAAGGTACCGGTGAGATATTGCTTGCAAACGGTGAGGTTGCTGCTACAGCCTATGGAAAGTATTTAAAAATGCCTATTGAAAAGATTGCGGATTTTAATGAAGACCATGAGGAATGGGATGTAGTTCTAAAAGATGACGACCCTAAGGAGATAGAGATTTAGGAAAGTAAAATAAGAAAAAATATATTAAACCTTTGGTGCCATCACTAATAATTCATCATATGTAATAACTCAATTGATATAAATCAATAAAAAGTTAATTAAATTTTTACAGCAATAGATAAGTTTTACCCTGATAAAGGCTCTCATGTTTTTAATGAGGGTCTTTTTGTATATTTTTATAAAAATATTTTTACTTTATCAAAACTTTTTCAATTTTTAAGTGTATATATAAATAATTGCATCTAAAGTTTATATGAAAGGGAGTCAACTTAAGTGGAGGTTCCGGATCAGAAAATAATTAAACTATGTAAAAAGAATAAGCGTGAAGGATTTGAACTCTTGTTCAAAAAGTATGAGAGGTACATATATAGTATATGCTACAGCTATACATATTCTCAGCAAGATGCCCTAGACCTGGTCCAGGAAGTATTCTTAAGGATTTACAGGAATTTTGAGAAAGTGGATGAAAAAAAGCCGGTATCACCTTGGATAAAAAAAATTACTGTAAACACCTGTATCAATTTTAAGAGGGATATAAGGAACAAGGTATCGGAATTGTCTATTAATTCAAATGTTGACGAAAGTGACAGAGCCCTTGAAAAAATTATACCCGATAGTGAACTTACCGAAGATAAGGTGATGTACTTTGATACAAAAAAGGCTTTAGAAGATTCAATCAAGGAGCTTCCCGATGAGATAAGAATGGCTGTGTTATTAAGACATATCAATGGGCTTAGTTATAATGAAATTGCCGAACTTATGTCTTGTCCTGTTGGTACGATAAAAACTTACCTTTTTAGAGGTAGAAGGCTTTTGAAGGAAAGTCTTGTAAAAAAAGGCATATGGGAGATGTAGCTTATGGAATGTAAATTTGACGGTGATTTAATTCAAAAATATATAGATAAAACTATTGATCCTCTTGAAAAGATTTTTGTTGAAGAACACTTAAAGGTATGTAAAAAATGCAGAAAAGATCTAACTCAATTTAAACTCTTGTACTACGAGTTAGAAGGTCTGGAGGAAATACAAGAAGTACCGGATGAACTAGAGGACATTAGGAATATGGTTCTTGATAATATTTTTACTGAGTCAAACAAATATGGAATAAGGGATTTTATAAATCAACAAAAAAAGACTTTTGCTTTGGCTTCAGAGTTTACCGAATATATTCCCGGTAAGAGATTAATTAGAAAGAGCCTTAAAGCTACAGGCTCAATTTTAGGAACAGCAACTAAGAAGAGTGCTAAATATGGATTGAAGATTATTCAAGAAAGGATATAGAATATGACAATATTGATTATTTTGGGCTATATTTTGGCAGCTTTAATCGTATGGATAATTTTAATTCTGATTATACCTTTTGAATTTATGGTGAATGCACAAAAGAAAGAAAGAACATTTATTAGTGCAAAGGTCATTTGGCTTTGGGGACTATTCGGATTTTACTATACATTGATAT
It includes:
- the miaA gene encoding tRNA (adenosine(37)-N6)-dimethylallyltransferase MiaA, which translates into the protein MNNVIVILGPTASGKTKLSIELAKDIDGEIVSADSMQIYKYMDIGTAKPTEEEKQGIKHHLIDEITPDEEFSVARFQQLAVKYIDDIINRGKVPIVCGGTGLYIDSLIYNIEFGDTICDWELRERLKKEALEKGNEYLHNKLKEIDPEAAEKIHMNNVKRVIRAIEVYTYTHKTISMLQKESRNNPSKYRFTVFGLTMGREKLYERINQRVDKMIEKGLVQEVKKLIEMGYDKSTIAMQGIGYKEILSYLRGETSFDEAVYLLKRNTRRYAKRQFTWFKRMEDVHWINLDETQDLQEIIKNIKDVVATSGIIL
- the hfq gene encoding RNA chaperone Hfq, producing MNKNNINLQDVFLNQVRKEHIPVTVYLTNGFQLKGLVKGFDNFTVVLDSEGRQQLIYKHAISTISPMKLVNLIFNDNKNDQQQ
- the lexA gene encoding transcriptional repressor LexA, with protein sequence MPKKNEEMQQKILDFLNEQIQLKGYPPSVREICAAVGFKSTSTVHSYLEKLKKEGLIQKDATKPRALKIVKNNKVEEESKSVYSRREMVDVPIIGKVTAGQPILAVENIEDTFPLPLDFVQGSNAFMLRVEGDSMIEAGIFDKDYILVKQQSTASNGDIVVALIGDEATVKTFYKEDGYVRLQPENKYFEPIIVRDNLSILGKVIGVFRKL
- the yneA gene encoding cell division suppressor protein YneA; this translates as MKKRYVLKNKTRFYIFIVTLLLITFTVFSFTKAYGYKEPRLIVITIRSGDTLWSIAEKYNKKGDIREYIYKLKEINHLENSNIIAGNTLKVIVEE
- a CDS encoding TadE/TadG family type IV pilus assembly protein, which translates into the protein MYNLKSKKGSTTVEAALIIPIIFLSIITLIYVSIFLYEQAYIKSLADRAAERGAAIWKNPESDMYISLVKLEHFKDNDPYWKVIDYKEKSKKEKVENYIKNSLKQYSILQSGDKKVPMNTTDIQFDVEVKNYLVYKKLTVTVKKNFKLPIGNILSIFGIGNTVSIQAKSEALINDPSEFIRNTDFAIDMGKRIDNLTGNNFEKIKDKVNNFLDGIKSKFSKN
- a CDS encoding DUF5702 domain-containing protein — encoded protein: MRIFKRNEGAITVYICFITSIMLILTGVLVDGARARVAEAQVQSAAEAAANSLLAYYNNILKEWFGLMALSENNPSVLEEELMYYLNRTLMTELGAEKKNISDASWDYLKKFLNIENKYENVSFLDMYDYRIDYVKVVPLYNLAENEVLRAQIVEYMKYRAPEMLGEEFLEKINLFRGYKKQAKILSSKLEVDKKLYSISEELGKLSSQIKKVNAFEPAEMKEKLNYIGEKIALKVGMEKVYKEMKKKRMEAEKKLEEHRKTDEYKNEMQRLRKELSLAEDETEKESIRKQIEDLDEPFKSEIEEAEKEEKDAKEEYNFVAKEAKKKIDEIFNELKKYESYNDEAIKIANRIIEKNDDVKKQMESLKKELQGDTSDFAEKMKQEIKKIENQISTENITRLAEKFGNNKTVIGDLTQILKEINLYDINDDSYDLSVFRKDEYFLMLDYIQKRVIKVEELYANYISKYSKVSFEEFPVEEITESKEKAEDPRKAAKDLMNSSENPLKNIEAPESHEDFEEIKKGLPSGGAKIDSREILEAFLGEDYDFVVKAIGYDENKAKLDESLEEALNNASIINDMDFEDDSNDSIIKGFGLLTTLIDILEEGLETIRDEIYISEYALGTFNNYLSMKNLKSENGKNISQVDLRLRNRTDRKPYMYFENEIEYIIGGKDNEKANIRNVMTKILIIRIALNSLHIFLDPAKMKDIVATAKKLAAVVSPPIAVFLIPLVTFLIVISWAAAESVIDLKLLMRGESVPIFKTRKDWILSAEGGLEKLKEKITGTLVEVGKEYVKDMIDEKIDSLENSAKKYIENIKDSINTKVDNIVEKIFEPVEAALNSADKTIKDNYAYITESLENELSNIANGEMNTIVKEIYRIAQEEYKKAKEEIQNKVTMPIDKAREEIDNIKESIKDSVSEKISGLEETINKKISEFAKEGKEKLNEYIDSFGNKNSSDIGDYNNVKASAVSFNYEEYLRLLLLTMDRDKKITRIQDLIQLQMMKMTGNKEFKLAHCNTYIGVKVDVSMKYFFMTQPFVKKELQTEEFDRHSLKVMLFKGY
- a CDS encoding TadE/TadG family type IV pilus assembly protein encodes the protein MNRLSGFAKKSKGALTVEAAIVMPLFICVVLSFALFIKIVYTQNIIQHAINETANELAVYSYLYSVSGLQKLHDDAKDKLEENSKPAEEQINSIVDALNTLNNTKKAVKQGSENLKNKDFEELKSDLEDIKDLSKEALSKGKDVKEKLESALKNPKEQVIAYASLLANGAFEDLKGELAAPVVRLMCKKHIGSDEIDADKRLKSLGVVNGLSGLDFSETKILNDKKNIDIIVRYKVESGLPINFLPDLYFIQRAKVRAWLNGDGKTPNSVDSEPASEPASENFWELDPLERAKRIHELENADMPVNYNEGDIIDVTTINLSDKSYATTNGVKYRIYLSIRKLAEFTHKDYPDIKSRTLIVIIPEKSLEARPDVEKLLKEDCMEYAKKHNVILKYKEGYGVLPQSRVE
- a CDS encoding PaaI family thioesterase, translated to MKYRVTKKQKNSRMCFVCGLKNPYGLKASFYELENGELVSIFKTLEGHQSYPGRLHGGVIGAILDETIGRAIMINQEDIWGVTVELNVKYKKPIPLNEELRAVGRITKDSNRLFEGTGEILLANGEVAATAYGKYLKMPIEKIADFNEDHEEWDVVLKDDDPKEIEI
- a CDS encoding RNA polymerase sigma factor, with the translated sequence MEVPDQKIIKLCKKNKREGFELLFKKYERYIYSICYSYTYSQQDALDLVQEVFLRIYRNFEKVDEKKPVSPWIKKITVNTCINFKRDIRNKVSELSINSNVDESDRALEKIIPDSELTEDKVMYFDTKKALEDSIKELPDEIRMAVLLRHINGLSYNEIAELMSCPVGTIKTYLFRGRRLLKESLVKKGIWEM
- a CDS encoding anti-sigma factor family protein — its product is MECKFDGDLIQKYIDKTIDPLEKIFVEEHLKVCKKCRKDLTQFKLLYYELEGLEEIQEVPDELEDIRNMVLDNIFTESNKYGIRDFINQQKKTFALASEFTEYIPGKRLIRKSLKATGSILGTATKKSAKYGLKIIQERI